A region from the Aegilops tauschii subsp. strangulata cultivar AL8/78 chromosome 5, Aet v6.0, whole genome shotgun sequence genome encodes:
- the LOC109751206 gene encoding uncharacterized protein: protein MDPSGSSSRHGRLLISPSVSTPTFSSTRAPSSSPSPHHDRRNSTSSPKPLLPFPPPTSRPHSSGSSAGPRAAASASLPGFAHNARIAVALAPAAAFLLDLGGAPVLAVLAVGLAAAYALDALRLRQGAFFTVWAALLAADVAFFFSASLSSAAAASLPLTVLALLLCAETSFLIGVWASLQFRWIQLENPTIVAALERLLFACVPIAASAVFTWAVVSAVGMANASYYLATFAMVFYWLFSVPRSSSFKNRKQDAPLQDSDGILGPLESCVHALYLLFVPVLFHAASNHTTLFASWANVCDLLLLFFVPFLFLLYASTRGSLWWITRDTRTMDQIRMANGLVALVIVVLCLEVRVVFHAFGRYIHAPPPLNYLLVTVTMLGGALGLAAHAAGKVGDAVSSVAFMGLAVLVSGAGAVVIGFPLVFLPLPMMSGYYVARFFTKKSLSSYFTFVGISSLMVLWFVVHNYWDLNIWVAGMPLKSFTKYIVAAVIMAMAVPGLALLPAKLRFLVELGLIGHALLLCYIENRLFNYAAMYYFGFEDDIIYPSYMVLITTFFGLALVRRLSVDQRVGSKAAWILTCLYSSKLSMLFITSRSVVWVSAVLLLAVTPPVLLYRDKSKGGAPRMKIWQAYFHASVVAFSAWLCRETVFEALQWWNGRPPSDGLLLGSYILLSGVACIPIVALHFPHAQSAKRVLVLVVATGLLFVIMQPPVKLSWVYRSELIRAAHLSDDDTSIYGFVASKPTWPSWLLIATVVLTLAAATSIIPVKYIVELRALYAVGVGITLGIYISVQYFFQAVVLYPLLVATIVCAAVFIVFTHLPSESSTRVLPWVFSLLVALFPITYLLEGQLRANSFAVEDEAEKFTNMLAIEGARMSLLGLYAAIFMIIALEIKFELALLLHDKATDVTHGVSGGRGSAFPPKARLLQQRRSHAAPTFTIKRLAAEAAWMPAIGNLSTVLCFIICLVLNITLTGGSNRAIFFLAPILLLLNQDSDIVAGFGDRQRYFPVTISISGYLLLASLYKIWEEAWPGTGSGGWALDIGGSVWLYAVKNVALLVLTLPNHILFNRFMWDYVRQTDSKLLLTLPLNLPSIIMTDVLSVRVLGLLGAIYSLAQYLISRRIRIAGMKYI from the coding sequence atgGATCCCTCCGGATCCAGCTCCCGCCACGGCCGCCTCCTCATCTCCCCGTCGGTGTCAACCCCGACCTTCTCCTCCACCCGCGCCCCGTCCTCATCCCCCTCGCCGCACCACGACCGCCGCAACTCCACCTCCTCCCCCAagcccctcctccccttcccgcCCCCCACCTCCAGGCCACACTCGTCCGGCTCGTCCGccgggccccgcgccgccgcgtCCGCCTCGCTCCCGGGCTTCGCGCACAACGCGCGCATCGCGGTGGCGCTCGCGCCCGCCGCGGCCTTCCTCCTCGACCTCGGCGGGGCCCCCGTCCTCGCCGTCCTCGCCGTCGGGCTCGCCGCCGCGTACGCCCTCGACGCGCTGCGGCTCCGGCAGGGCGCCTTCTTCACGGTGTGGGCGGCGCTGCTCGCCGCCGACGTGGCCTTCTTCTTCTCGGCGTCCCtctcgtccgccgccgccgcctcgctgcCCCTCACCGTCCTCGCGCTGCTCCTCTGCGCGGAGACCTCCTTCCTCATAGGCGTCTGGGCGTCGCTCCAGTTCCGCTGGATCCAGCTTGAGAACCCTACCATCGTTGCGGCGCTCGAGCGGCTCCTCTTTGCGTGCGTGCCTATCGCCGCATCTGCAGTCTTCACATGGGCAGTTGTGTCCGCGGTCGGGATGGCCAATGCTTCCTACTACCTTGCCACATTTGCCATGGTCTTCTATTGGCTCTTCTCGGTACCCCGTTCCTCCAGCTTCAAGAACCGAAAACAGGACGCTCCATTGCAGGACAGTGATGGCATTCTTGGCCCCTTGGAGAGCTGCGTGCATGCGTTGTACCTGTTGTTTGTGCCAGTGTTGTTCCATGCTGCATCCAACCACACCACACTCTTCGCATCATGGGCCAATGTTTGTGATCTTCTGCTGCTGTTCTTCGTACCATTCTTGTTCCTGCTCTATGCGTCCACTCGTGGTTCACTGTGGTGGATTACCAGGGATACACGCACAATGGACCAGATAAGGATGGCGAATGGCTTGGTTGCACTTGTTATAGTGGTGCTCTGCCTGGAGGTTCGAGTTGTATTTCACGCTTTTGGAAGGTACATTCATGCTCCCCCGCCGCTGAATTACCTGCTTGTGACTGTCACGATGCTTGGTGGTGCTTTGGGTCTGGCTGCGCATGCTGCTGGCAAGGTTGGAGATGCAGTTAGCTCGGTGGCGTTTATGGGGTTGGCAGTGCTTGTCAGTGGAGCAGGTGCCGTAGTCATTGGTTTTCCGCTTGTGTTCCTTCCACTCCCAATGATGTCTGGTTATTATGTGGCAAGGTTCTTTACCAAGAAAAGCCTGTCATCATACTTCACCTTTGTGGGAATATCAAGCTTGATGGTCCTTTGGTTTGTGGTGCATAACTACTGGGATCTAAATATTTGGGTTGCTGGCATGCCATTGAAATCGTTTACCAAGTACATTGTTGCAGCTGTAATCATGGCAATGGCTGTTCCTGGTTTGGCACTTCTCCCTGCAAAACTGCGCTTTCTTGTGGAACTTGGTCTTATTGGTCATGCACTGTTGTTATGCTACATTGAGAACCGACTCTTCAACTATGCTGCCATGTACTACTTTGGGTTTGAGGACGATATCATTTATCCAAGTTATATGGTTTTGATCACAACATTTTTTGGGTTGGCTCTTGTAAGAAGATTATCTGTTGACCAGAGAGTTGGGTCCAAAGCTGCTTGGATCTTGACTTGTCTCTATTCTTCAAAATTATCTATGTTGTTTATCACATCAAGATCGGTGGTATGGGTTTCAGCTGTTCTGCTACTTGCTGTCACACCCCCTGTACTTCTTTACAGGGACAAGTCCAAAGGGGGGGCTCCTAGGATGAAGATCTGGCAAGCTTATTTTCATGCATCTGTAGTAGCCTTTTCTGCATGGCTCTGCCGGGAAACAGTTTTCGAAGCTTTACAGTGGTGGAACGGAAGGCCTCCTTCAGATGGTCTGCTTTTGGGGTCATATATTTTGTTGTCTGGTGTTGCTTGTATCCCAATAGTGGCACTCCATTTCCCTCATGCCCAGTCAGCAAAGAGAGTCCTGGTGCTTGTTGTGGCCACAGGGCTTCTTTTCGTTATTATGCAGCCTCCTGTTAAACTGTCATGGGTATACCGGTCGGAGCTGATCAGAGCAGCACATTTATCTGATGATGACACGTCAATATATGGTTTTGTAGCATCCAAGCCCACATGGCCATCATGGCTGCTCATAGCAACAGTGGTACTTACATTAGCAGCTGCTACATCTATCATCCCAGTGAAGTATATtgttgagttgagggctttgtaTGCTGTGGGAGTTGGAATTACACTAGGCATCTACATATCTGTCCAGTACTTCTTCCAAGCAGTTGTTCTGTATCCTCTTCTTGTTGCGACAATTGTCTGTGCTGCAGTCTTTATAGTATTCACGCATCTTCCATCTGAGTCCAGCACAAGGGTTTTGCCATGGGTGTTCTCTTTGTTAGTAGCTTTGTTCCCAATCACCTACCTGCTGGAAGGACAGTTAAGGGCCAACAGTTTTGCAGTTGAGGATGAAGCAGAGAAGTTCACCAACATGTTGGCTATAGAAGGGGCCAGAATGTCGCTTTTGGGTCTCTATGCtgctatattcatgatcattgcacTAGAAATTAAGTTTGAACTGGCTTTGCTGTTGCATGATAAAGCCACAGATGTTACACATGGTGTATCTGGTGGTCGGGGCTCTGCATTTCCACCCAAAGCAAGGCTACTGCAGCAACGGAGATCTCATGCTGCACCAACTTTCACCATCAAGAGATTGGCAGCTGAAGCAGCTTGGATGCCTGCGATCGGCAACTTATCTACGGTTTTGTGCTTCATCATCTGCCTTGTTCTCAACATAACACTTACTGGTGGCTCGAACCGTGCTATTTTCTTCCTAGCGCCCATCCTTCTACTTTTGAACCAGGATTCAGATATTGTTGCAGGATTCGGTGACAGACAGCGTTACTTCCCTGTGACAATTTCTATTTCTGGGTATTTGCTATTGGCATCATTGTATAAGATATGGGAGGAGGCTTGGCCTGGCACTGGCAGTGGAGGATGGGCTCTTGATATCGGGGGCTCAGTTTGGCTCTATGCTGTGAAAAATGTTGCTCTTCTCGTGCTCACGCTACCCAATCACATACTCTTCAATCGGTTCATGTGGGACTATGTCAGGCAGACCGATTCGAAGCTACTTCTGACACTGCCTCTCAACCTGCCATCGATTATAATGACAGATGTACTTTCTGTGCGGGTTTTAGGGCTTTTGGGAGCTATTTATTCTCTAGCACAGTACCTGATATCAAGGCGGATAAGAATTGCTGGGATGAAATATATTTGA